The Clostridia bacterium nucleotide sequence TCCTCAAATTTTTAAGAGAAGGCAGACTGGAGCTTAAAACAGCAGGATTAGGATTGGACTGTGAAAGATGTGGAGTTTCTATAACCACCGGACGATATTGTTCAAAATGCGCCAAGGATTTAAAAGAAGGATTTTCAGGGGGGCAAAGTGCAGGCCCTGCTAAAAAATCGGCTAATTCCAGAGGCATGTATACTGCAAATTCGAGGAAAAAGAGAAACTAGCAAAAAACCATAGAAAATCAGAGAAATATCCCAACAAACTATAATATCAGCTTAAAAAGCTCAAAATAGACATTAATCTAAACGACGGCTTTTACCGATACCATTTATAGAAACACACAAATCCAAATATATGGAGTGTATTAAAATGAAAATCGATAATGCACAACTTCAAAAAGTATTAGGCATATACAAAAAACAAGAGACAGGCACCGTCAAAAAAATGGGCAAAAGCAAAACTCAAGATTATTCTGATAGCGTGCAACTATCAGATAAGGCAAAAGCCTACGCAAAAGCTGTAGAGGCCTTCGACAAACTTCCGGACATCAGAAAAGAAAAGGTTGAAAGGATAAAGGCACAGATAGACAGCGGAAGTTATAATATTAGGGGAGAACAGATTATCGACAAAATAATTAAAGGCACAAAAATGGACGAGAAGATATAATAGAAGGGTGCTGGATATGGAAAAACTGGTAAAAGGTATATATGATGTACTCTGCAAAGAATACTACCTGCAGTGCGAATTGTTGGAACTATCCAAGAAAAAGACAGACTTGATAGTGAACAACAAAATAAAGGAACTTGAGAGTTTGCTGTCCTTGGAAGAAGGCATTGTGGTCAAATTAGGCGAGCTGGAAAATGAGAGAGGAAAATTGACAGAACAATATTTCCAAGGAGTAGGGAAAGAGCCACAACCTGACAGCTTGACTTCAATAATACAAGACCTTAATCATGAAGATGGACAATTATTCCGAGACCTGAAAAAGCAGTTTGGCGAAATAATAGATCAACAGAGAGAGATAAACAAAACAAATATGAGATTGATAAAGGAAAATTTAGATTACATAGATTTCACCATAAACCTTCTAACTCAAAAAGATCAACCTACATATGGCAGCAAAAAAAAGGACAGCATCAGCTTGTTTGATGAACAAATATGACAAAGGAGTATTGATATGCGATCAACATTTTACGGATTGGAAATAGCCAGGACGGCGCTGCATGTTCAGCAAAAACAGTTAGATATCACCAATCACAATATTGCCAATGTGAACACCGAAGGCTATAGCAGACAGCGAGGCACAACCAAGGCGATACCATCCTATTATGGTGATGTAGGCAGAGGGGTTGCTATGCAGGAGATAAAGCAGATAAGAGACTCATTTCTGGATATGCAGCTGAGAAACGAAGTAAAGTCCTTGGGTGAATGGGAAACAAAAGCAGACTTTTTGTCTAATATAGAAGCCATATATAACGAGCCTTCTGACTCAGGTATCCGCACAGTGGTAGATCAATTTTATAACTCCCTCCAAGAACTGGGCAAAAACCCGGAAAGCAGGGAGATAAGGGCGCTGGTTCATCAAAGGGCGGTGGCGCTTACCGAAACAATAAACCATATGACCCGTCAATTGGGAGAGTTGAGAGAAGAAGTAAATTCAGCCATAGATATAAGGGTGCAGGAGATAAACTCTTATGTAAAACAGATAAGTGACCTGAACCAACAGATATTCAAACAGGAGATAAGCGGCGGCAGAGCCAACGACTTGAGAGACCAGAGGGAGCTTCTGGTGGACAAGCTTTCCAAGTTAATAAATATAAGGTCCTACGAGACTAGCCAGGGACATTTAAGAATAGATGTAGGTACTACCGCTTTAGTAGACCATTACAATACCAACGAGATGGTTACTGAAACCGATGCAGATGGATTTTTAAACATTGTTTGGAAAGGTTCAGGCAAAGAGGTTGATCTACAAAGCGGCACATTGAAGGGACTATTGGATATAAGAGATGGCACAGGCAAAGATGGACAATATTCTGGGATACCCTATTATATGCAGGAGATGTGCTATTTTTCAGGACAATTCGCATATAAGTTCAATGAAATACATAGACAAGGATATGGATTAGATGGCAGCACAGGCCATGACTTTTTCACCTTTGATACCATGGTAGGTTCTCAGGGAGGATTTGCTGACAGGACTGATTTTTTAGCAAAACTGGAGAATGGACAAGTGGACATATACAATTGGGATATAGGTATTTCTTCCGATATAGATAATTTTGATCATATAGCAGCTTCCTTAAATGGTGAGGAAGGGGACAATGAAAATTTATTAAAATTGATAGAAACCAGGCATGATAAGATATTTGATGGGACTTCCACAATAGATGATTTTACAAAATCACTGATTGCAGTGTTGGGGGTGGATGCCCAACAAGCCATAAGGATGCAGGAAAACCAGACTGTACTGGTGAGGCAGATGGACAATAGAAGGCTGGCCACTTCAGGGGTATCCCTAGACGAGGAGATGGCAAATCTGATAAAGTTTCAACACTCGTATAACGCAGCAGCCCGAGTGATAACTTCAGTGGATGAGATGTTGGATACTATAGTATCCAGAATGGGAATAGTAGGACGATAGGCGGTGATTAAAATATGAGAGTGACTAACAGCATGCTTATAGGAAATATGATGGCAAACTTAAACAGAAATTTATCCAAAATGGCTAAAATACAGGACCAGACCTCTTCCGGCAAGTTGGTGAAAAGACCCTCCGACGACCCTGTATATGCAGCTAGAAGCCTGATGTTGAGAACCAACCTTTCCAGAATGGAACAATTTAACAGAAATGTGGATGATGGCATATCATGGCTTACAACCAGTGAAATAGCTGTCAAAGAGATAGGGGACGTACTACATAGAGTCAGGGACCTTGCTCTCAAAGCAAAGAACGGCACCCTTTCCGATGAAGATAGGGAGTCTGTGTCCTATGAAATAGAAAGTCTGAAGGATCAGATAGTGCAATCAGCCAATACTGAGTTTTCAGGGAGATACATATTCGCAGGCCATAAAACCCGTGAAAAACCTTTTGAGGTGATTGATGATAGCCTTCAATATAACGGCGATCAAGGAGCTATAAACTACAACGTAGGAGCTGACAGCAATATAAAGGTAAATATAGATGGACGCAGGCTGTTCATGTTAGATGCAGGGGACTCCTCCCTCTACAATACCATTGATAGATTGGACAAGGCGTTAAAAGGACAGGATGGGTACGATCTAGATGGAATTATTGACGATATAGATAGAAACATGGAAAATGTGCTGGAGATACGGGCGGAGATAGGCTCAAAGATAAATAGATTTGAACTGATAAAGACTAGAATGGATGACGATACCATCAACATAACATCCCTCATGTCCAAGACAGAGGATATGGATCTGGCAGAAGCCATAATGAACCTAAAGATGGCAGAAAGCGTATACAGAGCATCCCTAGCAGCAGGCGCGAGAATAATCCAACCCACACTAGTTGACTTTTTAAGATAACCCACAATTTGCACAAGGGGACAGTTCTATTGTGTCATATGTAACAGCAAATACGCACGGAACTTGTATATATAAGAACGTTTATGCGATAAATATTTGGAAATAACTATTTATTTTAGCCAAATATTTATGAGCAGTTCACTAACCTTATATATACAAGTTCCTATTGAGTGGTTTTAAACTGAACTTTGTAAAGGGAGTATATAATACCCGGAGATGCGACTTAATGTGCCGCAATGTACATCTAGTATTTTTATATAATATAGTGCGGCAGATTGTGGAGCACGGAAGGCATCATATACTCCTAGTGCTTACACTACTCTTTGATATAGGAGATTGTTAAAAATGGACCTTACAATAACAACTATAAAACCCCAACTCACCATACATACACAAAACGCAAACATGCAGGTCAAACAACCTCCTCCTGATTTGAACCTTTCCTACGATATAGATCGGGTAGAGATAGACATTGAACATACCAAAGTAGATATAGACCAGAGCAAGTGCTTTGATGAACTAGGACTTAAATCCAGCATGAGCAAGTACAAAGAATTCATAAAAACTGGCTACCAAAAAGCACAAAAAGGCATAGCCAGGATAGTAAAAGAAGGAGATGCTCTGGCCAGTATAGAGACAGGGCAGAATGTATTAGCCCTGCTGGCAAAAGATGTGTATATAGACCATCGAGATTACAATGTAGACTGTGCACCTAAATCAAGACCGAAGATAGAGTTTTCAGGGTCAGTTACTGTAGATGTTAGGAAAGGATATTTTAATATAAAGCCCCAAATCAATCCAGCACAGATATCTGCAGATTTTGCTGAAATAGATATAGAAACTACCCCACCGGAGATACACATAGAATACACCGGTAAGAATGTGGACAGATATATATAATCAAAAGAAAGGAAAGAAGGCGCATGATTATTCCCACCAAGATTTTTGGCAATGTTCAAATAGAGCAAGATGATATATTCACCTTTGTAAAACCTATACTGGGATTTGAAGAATACAAATATTTCGTTATATTGGAGCATAAAGATAAGCACATACCTTTCAAATGGCTGCAGTCGGTGGAGGTATCTGAACTCTCTTTTGTAGTGGTAGATCCAAAAATATTCTTGCCCGACTATCAGCCAGCTGTCCGTCAAAATGTACTTAAGCCTTTGGACATAGAATCACAACAAGATATAGTCCTGTATTCCATAGTGGTGGTGCCAGAGGATATAAAAAAGATGACAGCAAATTTAAAGTCCCCCCTGGTTTTCAATATGAAGAACAAGACAGCTATACAATTGGTACTGGATGATAGAAGATATGGATTGAGGCACTATATAATGAGGGATTTGCAACATACGGGGGAAAAGGGGAAACGAGTATGCTCATATTAACCCGAGGCAGAGGCCAGTCCATAATGATAGGAGAAGATATAGAGATAACACTTGTTTCAGTAGAAAAGGACAAGGTGAGGATAGGGATAGATGCACCCCAGGATGTGGTGATATTGAGAAAAGAGCTGTGTGAGCAGACTGAACAGGAAAACAAAAAGGCAGCCAGTTCAGATATTAATGTACTTGACAAAGTTCAGCAAATTTTTGAAAAAAAATAGAAAAAATGCTAAAGTTTTATTTTTAGATTCCGATTAAATATATTGAAAGAGATTTTCCCCGGCCGGGAATATCAATATAAAAATATGGCAAGGATGCCAAAACAAAAATTCAAGGAGGAGATTTTAAATGAGGATCAATCACAACATAGCAGCATTAAATACATACTCAAGACTTACCGCTGCAAACAACGCTCAGTCCAAGTCTTTGGAAAAGCTATCATCAGGCTTGAGGATAAATAGAGCAGGAGACGACGCAGCAGGCTTGGCGATCAGTGAAAAGATGAGGGGCCAGATTAGAGGTTTGGATCAGGCAGCAAGAAATTCACAGGATGCTATATCGTTAATTCAGACAGCTGAAGGTGCACTGACCGAGACACATGCTATTCTTCAGAGAATGAGGGAATTAGCAGATCAAGCAGCTAATGATACTAACCAGCCAGAGGATAGAATAGCAATTAAAGAGGAAGTTGCTCAATTAGAAACCGAAATTACCCGCATAGCAGAACAAACAGAGTTTAATGGTAAAAAATTGTTAAATGGGAGTTTTGGTATACAGATAGATGCAGCAAGTACTAATGCTACTGGTTCAAATGGTATAGTCGGAGTTGATGTATCGGGTGCTAAAACAAGTGAAACTTATACCCTAACTGGTGAAGCAGGAAAATTAACATTGGAGGATTCTAAAGGGAATGCTCAAGTATTAGAAGGATTGGTTGATAATTTTACGGGGACTTTAAATTTTGATAAGCTTGGAGTATCATTACAAGTAGCAAATTTCCAAGGTGCGACGGGAGTTACTTTTACTGCTGGAACAGATGATCAAATTATTACAGGAGCAACGGCAGAGGCGAAGTTTCAAATAGGTGCTAATGAAAATCAAAGTATGGCAATATCGATAGCTGATATGTCTACTGCAGGTCTTGGTATAGATAGTATTAATGGAAAAATGTCTAATCATGAAGACGCTACCAAGGCTATTACTACAATAGATGATGCTATTAAAAAGGTATCAGCCGAAAGATCTAAGTTAGGTGCAAATCAGAATAGGTTGGAGCATACAATAAATAACTTATCTACATCAGCAGAAAACTTGCAGGCAGCAGAATCCAGAATAAGAGACGTAGACATGGCAAAAGAGATGATGGANNNNNNNNNNNNNNNNNNNNNNNNNNNNNNNNNNNNNNNNNNNNNNNNNNNNNNNNNNNNNNNNNNNNNNNNNNNNNNNNNNNNNNNNNNNNNNNNNNNNCATGCCTATTGGGGCAACAATAAGATATGCGATAACTGCATATCTATGAGAGCATATCTGGGTGGGGATACTTTTGTAAAACTGGAGAACACCCACGACAGGCTGTATATGGTTACAGCTATACCTATTGAAAATGGCAACAGCACAGTGGTATTGGAGCTTCTAAAAAACGTTACAAAACAGATGCTTATAGGTGCAGGAGAGTATGACAAGGGATATTACATAAAAAATATTGTAGAAGATATGAACAAGATACTTGTAAAGGATACCCTAACCCAGCTTTTTAATAGAAAATACATAAATGAAAGACTGCCTGCAGATATAATAAGGAGTACCATAAAACAGCAGCCGCTATCAATAATCATTTGTGATATTGACCTGTTCAAAGAGATAAATGATACGTATGGACATGCTGCGGGAGATAAAGCGATAAAAGCATCCAGCGATACATTGGTGAGTTGCATAAGAGATAATGTTGACTGGGTTGCAAGATATGGTGGAGATGAGTTTTTGATATGCTTAGATAACACAGACTATGACGATGCATGGGATGTAGCCGAGCGAATGCGTAAAAAGATAGAAAATACAGATATAGAAATAAAAGATCAAAGAATAAATATCACCGCGTCTTTTGGAATATGCACATTAAAAGATAAAAAATTGACACCGGAGCAGATGATAGAATGTGCTGATCAGAAACTTTACCAGGCAAAGACTCAAGGGCGAAACAGGGTGGGATAAAAATATCTACAGCTCAAGCAGTCTGCAGATATTTTCCCTTAATATAAGCTTTCTCTCCTGTTCATTCAGGTCCAGCCTAAACAGCCTTTTTAACTCATCCTCATGGGTCCAGACAGGATAATCCGTTCCGAACACAATCCTGTCTGCTCCGTGTTTCCTTATCATATCCAGAGCTTTGCCATCATCCAGCAGGAACAAAGAACTGGAGGTATCCATATATATTTTTTTGCCTATCAAATATTGTTCTGCTTGATCCCACAATAGATATCCCCCAAAATGAGCCGCTATAACCGTCAAATCAGGAAAAACATCTATCACTTTGGCAAGCCTTTTAGGGTGGGACCAGTCTCTAGCCTTATCTCCCATGTGCATCAGTACAGGCAGTTTACCTTGAGCTGCCTTGTATATTGGAAACATGCATTCATCATCTATTTTAAAATTTTGAAATTCAGGATGTAGCTTTATACCTTTCAGTCCAAGATTCTTGATTCTTTCTATTTCCCCTTCTATATCATCAAAATCAGGATGAATAGTGCCAAATCCTATCAAACGCTTATCTGACCTTGATTCAGAGGCTGTATAATCGTTGATCGATTTTACCTGTTCAGCTCTTGTGGCAGTAGAGTGAATTACAAACCTATCCACTCCAGCCTTGCTACCGCACTCCAAAAGGTGGGAAACAATACCTTTCCCCTGCATAGCAATGCCGTAAAAGTCTCCTATAGCTTTAACAGCCTTATCTGCAATCTTCTCAGGAAAGATATGTGCATGCATATCAATAATTTTGTATTCTTCCATCTAATTCCCTTCTTTCCACTTATCTATTCTACAATTAAAATATATTTTTTGCAAAACAACATAACAGGTATCATAATATTCATTGCATGAACGCCCTTCTATATATATGTTCCGTGCATAGTTGCTGTCATATCAAAGTTTCAGCATTATCAGGAGTATATAATACCCTCCGTGCTCCGCAATCTGCCGCACTATATTATATAAACACCAGATGTATAGTGCGGCACATTAGTCGCATCTCCGGGTATTATATATTCCCTTTACAAAGTTCAGTTTAAAACTGCCCAACAGGAACTTGTATATATAAGGTTAGTGAACTGCTCATAAATATTTGTCTAAAAAAGCTTGGCAAACGAAATATAGGAAATGTCAGTTTAGCTTTCCCTGTTTGAGCGCCAGCGAGTTTGGGGAAAGCTTGACATTTCCGGAATGCAGTGAGCCGTAGCTTTTTTCAAATATTTATCGCATGAACGTTCTTATATATACAAGTTCCGTACGTATTTCCTGTAATATACGACACAATAGGACTGTCCCCCTGTGCAGTTACGGTCAAAATTATAAAAATGCTAAAGTTTTAGTCAAATATTTACGATAAAAATAATAGAAGCATTTATACAAAAATTACAATGGCGATGTATACAGCCTATAGGAGGAATAATTATGGGAATAAATCCTGTATCATCTGTAAAAAGTGCCCCAGTCAGGCCTGTGAGCCATCATAGCGGACTTGAACAGAATATGCGGGCTCAAAAAGATAAAACAGAACGTCCGATAGACAAGACCAGATTTGGGCTGAATGACCAGCTGGACAAACAAAAAATACAAGGGGCTGTTGATGCCGCAAATGATGTGGTCAAAGCCATAAACAAAGGTTTTGAATTTGAAATACATGATGATACAAACAGAATAATGGTAAGGGTGATAAATAAGGATACCCAAGAAGTTATAAGGGAGATACCCCCTGAAGAAATATTGGATATGTTGGGGAAAATGTGGAGAGCAGTAGGTATACTCATAGATAAAAAGATTTAAAAGGAGGATAACAAATGTACAATAGTATGAGAGTCGGTGGACTAGCCACTGGTATGGATATAGACAGCATAGTGGACAACCTGATGAGGGTGGAAAGGATGCCGCTGGACAAGCTAAAACAGCAAAAACAGGTACTTGAATGGCAGCAAGAAGACTACAGAGAAATAAACACGCTTCTTTTAAATTTGCGAAACACAATATTTGACATGAGGCTTCAAAGCACATTCAATGCTTACATAGCCAACAGTTCAGACCAATCCATAATATCAGCCACTGCATCAAGTGCAGCTTCAGCCACATCTTTCACCTTCGATTCTATCACTAGTCTTGCAAAGGCTGCAGGTATCAGGACAGCAGATGATGTGTCTATATCCAGTCAAGTGTACAAGATATCCGCAGAAAAACCGTTGCAGTCTCCGGTAAACATATCGGAAGTACAGAGCTTCATGATAAGCTACGATAACGGCGAATTTTTAGAGATAGCATTAGATCCGGCGGTGTATGACAACAAGAGCGGCGGTAGAATGTATTCCGATTTGGTGGCAGATATACAGAGCAAATTAGATCAGGCTCTAGGACAGGATAAAGTAAAAGTTACTTTGGATAGAAACAACAAGCTCCAATTTACCGCAGACGGCACTGCCGCCTTTACGATAAAACAGGAAGAGGGGCAGGAGCTATTTTCTGCTCTAGGTTTTGAACCGGATGCATCAGGTACGATACAAGCCCAAAGGCAGGGTATGGATACAAACCAGAGTTTATACACCCTCATACAGCAGGGTATATTGGATGGGAATAAATTCGATTGGATAGCAGATGTATCCGATTCATTTGTGGTGAACGAGACCGGCACCAGCTTTGTATCCAACATAAACTATGCCGATATAAGAGCAGACTACAAAAAAGAGAATATAACCATCAAAGTAAATGGCAGTTATTACAAAGCAGTTACCGATGAGAGCCAGCTTAAAGAAGGTGCTGTACTGTTAGAGGATGACGGAAACGGCAAGCTAAAGCTGACATTTTTTGAAGAACAAGAGATAGAAGAGGGCAGCAGCATACAGATAGACAGGCATGATTTTGAATTTTCCATATCATCATATAATCAAGGTGGACAGCAAAATACCGAAACTTTTACCATAAATGCACTCAACCAATCCATGAATACAGTAGTGAGCTACATAAACAATTCAAAGACCTTGGATTTAAATGCATTCTACGACTCCAGTACCGACAAGATGGTACTCACTGCCAAACGCACAGGAAATAACAATGCAAATGGACAAGACATAACTGTAAGCGGTGCTTTTGCTGAACAGCTTTTAGGTCTTAACCACTACACTTCAGGGCAGGATGCCCAATTTACGGTAAATGGACTTGCTACCACCAGAAAGAACAATGATTTTACTATAAATGGTGTATCTTTCAACCTCAAAGCTACATCGGATACCCCAGTGACCATCACTACCAGCAGGGATATAGATTCGGTAGTAGATAATATAAAGGGGTTTGTAGATACATATAATGAAACTATAGATACAATAAATCAAAAGATACATGAAGAGAGATACAAAGATTATCCTCCTCTGACAGATGAACAAAAAGATGTGTTAAAGGACAGCCAAATAGAAAAGTGGGAAGAAAAGGCTCGCAGCGGCATGTTGGCAAGGGATGCTATGTTGGAATCCATATTATCGGATATGCGCAACATGTTGATGGAATCTGTAGATGGAGTGGATTCAAAATATAATACTTTATACAGCATAGGTATCACTACAGGTCCATACTATGAACGTGGCAAATTGAATTTGAATGAAGCAAAATTGAGAGAGGCTATTGAAACCGATGCTGACGGCGTGGCCCAGATGTTTAGAAGGCAGACAGAAGGGGATTACCGCCAATCGGGGATAGCTGTGAGGATGCATGATACCATCACAGGGGGGATGGACAGGATATCAGAAAAGGCAGGTACGGCTTTATCATTCAGCAAGGCGGATAACAGTCAAATAGGGTCGAGGATAAGAGATTTAGAGAAAGATATAGACAGCTGGCAGGACAGGCTTAAAATGATAGAAAACAGATATTGGAACCAATATACCCAGATGGAAAAGGCGATAAATCAGATGAATCAGCAGAGTATGTGGCTGACACAGCAGCTGGGTATGTGGCAAATGTAAAATGAAAGGGGTAATGGAATTATGGCAGCTATGGGAAATCCATATCAGCAGTACAAACAAAACTCAGTAAATACAGCAGGCCCAGGGGAATTGGTTCTTATGATGTATGATGGGGCATTAAAATGCTGTAGGCAAGCATGTTCATTTATTGAACAAAAGGATATACAAAACTCAAACAATTCTATAATAAAAGCACAAAAGATAATAACAGAGCTGATGTCTTCATTGGATATGAATTACCAAGTATCAAATAATCTTTACAGCTTGTACAGCTATATGAACAGCAGATTGATACAGGCCAACATCAACAAAGATGTCCAGACGATAAAGGAAGTAGAAACAATGTTGGAAGAACTGAAGGATGCTTGGAAGGAGGCAGTGAGAATAAATAGGCAGCAAGTATATTCTCACTCATAATAAAATGGACTCCCACATTGAAAAAGATATAAAAAAACTTTTATGTTTGGTATCAGAGAAATATGAGCTGGTAAAAGAGATACGGGCGATGACTCAAAAACAACGCTCCTCAATTCATGATGATAAATTGGAGCTGTTGTTAAATATTATAAATCAAAAACAGGAATGCATAGACAAGGTGAATGAGCTGGACAAACAATTCCTTGAGGTTGCCGGCAGGCTGAAAAAAACCATGAAAATAGATTCTATGGATGAAATTGACTATGGCAAATATCCTGAATTAGCAAAGGTGAGAAGGCGGATACTAGACATTGTGTCCGTTTTAAATCAGATAAAAGAAATAGAAAATGGTCTGAAAAAGGATTCTAAAGACAAAAAAAATCAATTAAAAATGAGCATTGATAGCATAAAACGAAATAAAAAGGGTATATTAGGATATAATAAAACATATAGCGAACAGGCATCATATTTTATTGACAAAAAAAAATAGAAAAAAATTGATTTTGATGATTTATGAGTATATAATTAAGGAAGAAATTATACATACTAGCAATAAGTAGTGGGTATGTATAAATAATTAATATTTAAGCGAGGGGATTATCCAAATGTTTGAAGACAAAGTTTTAAACTGTCAGGACTGCGGACAAGAGTTTGTTTTTACTGCAGGTGAGCAAGAGTTTTATGAACAAAGGGGATTCCAGAATGAACCTAAAAGGTGTAAAGCCTGCAGGGATAAGAAAAAGGCTGAAAGCAGACAAAGAAAAGGAAGAAATAGCGCAAAATTATACGACGCAGTTTGTTCTGAATGTGGCAAACCTGCAAAAGTTCCCTTCAGGCCAAGCGAAGACAGGCCTGTGTACTGCAAGGATTGCTATCAAAAGATAAGATAATCCCTGAGCAAAGAGAGCTTTTGGAGTATCTATCGGATGATGGTAAAAGCTTCGGAGGAATTCGAAGCTTTATTTTTTTGTCGAAATTCGTGTTTTATTGTTAAGGTTAAAGTTAAAGGAAACACATATTCTCCACAATCCCCCCAACTTATCCACAAGTAAAAAGGTCGAAAACATAGGTTATACACAATTTTATCCACACTATCCACAGTTTGAGTGTCCACATATCCACATGATGTGAATTAATAGCAGGCATAATATGTCGTATTATGGTAAATATAGCCATAGATAAAACACATTGCATTTTTAAAGGTAATGTTGTATAATTATACAGTACAAAATTTTATATTAAAAATAAGG carries:
- a CDS encoding MerR family transcriptional regulator, giving the protein MNIRNCKQCGKIYAYTGSDLCPVCRKEEDDMFDKVREYIYSHPGANTLEVSEETGVEEKIILKFLREGRLELKTAGLGLDCERCGVSITTGRYCSKCAKDLKEGFSGGQSAGPAKKSANSRGMYTANSRKKRN
- the flgM gene encoding flagellar biosynthesis anti-sigma factor FlgM is translated as MKIDNAQLQKVLGIYKKQETGTVKKMGKSKTQDYSDSVQLSDKAKAYAKAVEAFDKLPDIRKEKVERIKAQIDSGSYNIRGEQIIDKIIKGTKMDEKI
- a CDS encoding flagellar protein FlgN, whose product is MEKLVKGIYDVLCKEYYLQCELLELSKKKTDLIVNNKIKELESLLSLEEGIVVKLGELENERGKLTEQYFQGVGKEPQPDSLTSIIQDLNHEDGQLFRDLKKQFGEIIDQQREINKTNMRLIKENLDYIDFTINLLTQKDQPTYGSKKKDSISLFDEQI
- the flgK gene encoding flagellar hook-associated protein FlgK, which codes for MRSTFYGLEIARTALHVQQKQLDITNHNIANVNTEGYSRQRGTTKAIPSYYGDVGRGVAMQEIKQIRDSFLDMQLRNEVKSLGEWETKADFLSNIEAIYNEPSDSGIRTVVDQFYNSLQELGKNPESREIRALVHQRAVALTETINHMTRQLGELREEVNSAIDIRVQEINSYVKQISDLNQQIFKQEISGGRANDLRDQRELLVDKLSKLINIRSYETSQGHLRIDVGTTALVDHYNTNEMVTETDADGFLNIVWKGSGKEVDLQSGTLKGLLDIRDGTGKDGQYSGIPYYMQEMCYFSGQFAYKFNEIHRQGYGLDGSTGHDFFTFDTMVGSQGGFADRTDFLAKLENGQVDIYNWDIGISSDIDNFDHIAASLNGEEGDNENLLKLIETRHDKIFDGTSTIDDFTKSLIAVLGVDAQQAIRMQENQTVLVRQMDNRRLATSGVSLDEEMANLIKFQHSYNAAARVITSVDEMLDTIVSRMGIVGR
- the flgL gene encoding flagellar hook-associated protein FlgL — translated: MRVTNSMLIGNMMANLNRNLSKMAKIQDQTSSGKLVKRPSDDPVYAARSLMLRTNLSRMEQFNRNVDDGISWLTTSEIAVKEIGDVLHRVRDLALKAKNGTLSDEDRESVSYEIESLKDQIVQSANTEFSGRYIFAGHKTREKPFEVIDDSLQYNGDQGAINYNVGADSNIKVNIDGRRLFMLDAGDSSLYNTIDRLDKALKGQDGYDLDGIIDDIDRNMENVLEIRAEIGSKINRFELIKTRMDDDTINITSLMSKTEDMDLAEAIMNLKMAESVYRASLAAGARIIQPTLVDFLR
- a CDS encoding DUF6470 family protein, yielding MDLTITTIKPQLTIHTQNANMQVKQPPPDLNLSYDIDRVEIDIEHTKVDIDQSKCFDELGLKSSMSKYKEFIKTGYQKAQKGIARIVKEGDALASIETGQNVLALLAKDVYIDHRDYNVDCAPKSRPKIEFSGSVTVDVRKGYFNIKPQINPAQISADFAEIDIETTPPEIHIEYTGKNVDRYI
- a CDS encoding flagellar assembly protein FliW; the protein is MIIPTKIFGNVQIEQDDIFTFVKPILGFEEYKYFVILEHKDKHIPFKWLQSVEVSELSFVVVDPKIFLPDYQPAVRQNVLKPLDIESQQDIVLYSIVVVPEDIKKMTANLKSPLVFNMKNKTAIQLVLDDRRYGLRHYIMRDLQHTGEKGKRVCSY
- the csrA gene encoding carbon storage regulator CsrA; its protein translation is MLILTRGRGQSIMIGEDIEITLVSVEKDKVRIGIDAPQDVVILRKELCEQTEQENKKAASSDINVLDKVQQIFEKK
- a CDS encoding flagellin: MRINHNIAALNTYSRLTAANNAQSKSLEKLSSGLRINRAGDDAAGLAISEKMRGQIRGLDQAARNSQDAISLIQTAEGALTETHAILQRMRELADQAANDTNQPEDRIAIKEEVAQLETEITRIAEQTEFNGKKLLNGSFGIQIDAASTNATGSNGIVGVDVSGAKTSETYTLTGEAGKLTLEDSKGNAQVLEGLVDNFTGTLNFDKLGVSLQVANFQGATGVTFTAGTDDQIITGATAEAKFQIGANENQSMAISIADMSTAGLGIDSINGKMSNHEDATKAITTIDDAIKKVSAERSKLGANQNRLEHTINNLSTSAENLQAAESRIRDVDMAKEMM
- a CDS encoding GGDEF domain-containing protein, giving the protein HAYWGNNKICDNCISMRAYLGGDTFVKLENTHDRLYMVTAIPIENGNSTVVLELLKNVTKQMLIGAGEYDKGYYIKNIVEDMNKILVKDTLTQLFNRKYINERLPADIIRSTIKQQPLSIIICDIDLFKEINDTYGHAAGDKAIKASSDTLVSCIRDNVDWVARYGGDEFLICLDNTDYDDAWDVAERMRKKIENTDIEIKDQRINITASFGICTLKDKKLTPEQMIECADQKLYQAKTQGRNRVG
- a CDS encoding amidohydrolase family protein: MEEYKIIDMHAHIFPEKIADKAVKAIGDFYGIAMQGKGIVSHLLECGSKAGVDRFVIHSTATRAEQVKSINDYTASESRSDKRLIGFGTIHPDFDDIEGEIERIKNLGLKGIKLHPEFQNFKIDDECMFPIYKAAQGKLPVLMHMGDKARDWSHPKRLAKVIDVFPDLTVIAAHFGGYLLWDQAEQYLIGKKIYMDTSSSLFLLDDGKALDMIRKHGADRIVFGTDYPVWTHEDELKRLFRLDLNEQERKLILRENICRLLEL
- a CDS encoding flagellar protein FlaG; this encodes MGINPVSSVKSAPVRPVSHHSGLEQNMRAQKDKTERPIDKTRFGLNDQLDKQKIQGAVDAANDVVKAINKGFEFEIHDDTNRIMVRVINKDTQEVIREIPPEEILDMLGKMWRAVGILIDKKI